In Helianthus annuus cultivar XRQ/B chromosome 3, HanXRQr2.0-SUNRISE, whole genome shotgun sequence, a single window of DNA contains:
- the LOC110931189 gene encoding uncharacterized protein LOC110931189 produces the protein MAANIIPPIQLHSTVRTTAGHHSSDSQPKTNNWWTPLFGWSSEPDYINTDKNRTNNSTLSAKSSANSGSDLDQRPIKSRISPVNFTDEKARKLRMLTSETESFHDAMYHSAIASRFASDFSDRFDA, from the coding sequence ATGGCAGCCAATATCATACCACCAATTCAGCTACACTCCACCGTCCGTACCACCGCCGGCCACCACTCATCCGACTCACAACCGAAAACCAACAACTGGTGGACCCCACTCTTCGGCTGGTCTTCCGAACCGGACTACATCAACACCGACAAAAACCGGACGAACAATTCTACTTTATCAGCGAAATCTAGCGCCAATTCTGGTTCCGATCTGGATCAGAGACCGATTAAATCTCGAATATCGCCGGTGAATTTTACTGACGAGAAGGCGCGGAAGCTCCGAATGTTGACGAGTGAAACGGAGTCGTTTCATGATGCGATGTATCACTCCGCTATTGCTTCTCGTTTTGCTTCTGATTTCTCCGATCGGTTTGATGCTTGa